The following are encoded in a window of bacterium SCSIO 12643 genomic DNA:
- a CDS encoding DNA starvation/stationary phase protection protein, which yields MNSIGLSKEKSENLSNQLNDLLANYQLFYMNVRGFHWNIKGNKFFELHVKFEELYNDLQVKIDEIAERVLTLGHTPMHSFADYLEASDIKTVTNATGSEETVSSVLEAFKTVIMKQRVILESSGEADDEGTQALMSDYIREQEKLVWMYTAYLS from the coding sequence ATGAATAGCATAGGATTAAGCAAAGAAAAGTCAGAAAACTTGTCAAATCAGTTAAACGATCTATTGGCAAATTACCAATTGTTTTATATGAATGTTCGTGGATTTCACTGGAATATTAAGGGAAATAAGTTTTTTGAGCTTCATGTAAAGTTCGAAGAGTTATATAATGATCTTCAAGTAAAAATTGATGAAATCGCAGAACGTGTTTTAACGTTAGGACATACACCGATGCATAGCTTTGCAGACTATTTAGAAGCTTCTGATATTAAAACTGTTACAAATGCTACAGGAAGTGAAGAAACAGTTTCATCAGTTTTAGAAGCGTTTAAAACGGTGATCATGAAACAGAGAGTAATTCTTGAGAGTAGTGGAGAAGCCGATGATGAAGGAACACAAGCTTTAATGAGTGATTATATTAGAGAGCAAGAAAAGCTCGTTTGGATGTATACGGCTTATTTAAGCTAA
- a CDS encoding B12-binding domain-containing radical SAM protein, which produces MYHFPIEYHEPLFRPPSEGRSLIIQITLGCSWNKCSFCEMYTSKKFKPRKELDIFQDIEAFIPYASQITKVFLADGDPLVLSTVRLLRILDKLQATFPNLRRISTYASPSNLARKSHQELRELKDAGLTLLYVGIESGDSEVLHAIQKGETFQTTIEGLNKSKNAGMDSSVMIINGVGGQLLTKQHAIHSAQVLNETQPKFASTLVLTAHKGLAHYQNKYLGEFIPLTTLELFEELELFMQHLELDQTIFRSDHASNQLVLKGVLGRDKELFLKQIHDAIQNPNTSAHIRPKIPNAY; this is translated from the coding sequence ATGTATCATTTTCCTATTGAATACCACGAACCATTATTCAGGCCGCCCAGCGAAGGACGTTCTTTGATTATTCAAATCACATTAGGTTGCTCCTGGAACAAGTGTTCTTTTTGTGAAATGTATACATCTAAAAAATTCAAGCCCAGAAAGGAATTAGATATATTTCAGGATATCGAAGCTTTTATTCCGTATGCTTCTCAAATCACCAAAGTATTTTTAGCCGATGGTGATCCATTGGTTTTGTCCACAGTAAGATTATTACGCATCCTGGACAAACTACAAGCTACATTCCCAAATTTGAGACGGATTTCCACTTATGCATCTCCTAGCAATTTGGCTCGGAAATCTCATCAGGAACTTCGCGAGTTGAAAGATGCAGGACTTACATTACTTTATGTCGGTATCGAATCGGGTGATAGCGAGGTCCTTCATGCCATTCAGAAGGGAGAAACTTTCCAAACTACCATAGAGGGGCTAAACAAATCTAAAAACGCTGGAATGGATAGCTCTGTGATGATCATTAATGGTGTTGGAGGTCAGTTACTCACTAAACAACATGCAATTCACTCTGCACAAGTGCTAAATGAAACCCAACCAAAATTCGCTTCCACTCTGGTGCTTACTGCACATAAAGGGCTGGCACATTATCAGAACAAATATTTAGGTGAATTCATCCCGTTGACTACTCTGGAATTGTTTGAAGAGCTTGAACTTTTTATGCAACATTTGGAACTGGATCAAACGATTTTCCGTAGTGATCATGCTTCCAATCAATTGGTTCTTAAAGGTGTTTTAGGTCGAGACAAAGAATTATTTCTAAAACAAATTCACGATGCGATTCAAAACCCAAATACATCCGCGCATATTCGCCCTAAAATTCCAAATGCCTATTAA
- a CDS encoding glycosyltransferase family 39 protein has product MSILVSIFMHYEHLNKDLVSIHVWRQTQTQSTINNFFEEDMNIFRPTRNDRGNTDGLFRMEFPLMQWSVAALYKVFGQKIIITRVFMLIIGFLSIIGMYHLLYALFYNMTLATIGAWGFSFSPSFYYYTINPLPDNMALCFAIWGTALFFYWYQNQKSSYLIFSGLLFSLAALCKLPFIIYFSIPAGYIMIKWNIKDLKKLTSIALRAFLFVPLPVLWYLTVIPQWHGNVIVSGFFGHSTSLTQLLDYYQHNLISTMPELLLNYGSLLFFLAGFYFLWKRRAYKNPKFILVLTLSLAALTYYFYEAVAIEKVHDYYLFPFYPLLFILVGYGAFHLFHSTAKNYRYFYIFLLLILPVTCYLRMHERWDTESPGFNPDLFAYKQELRDSVPKDALVVAGNDHSRFIFFYYIDKKGWGYQDDQLTGKQLQKMIQEGATYLYSDSRLIDENVEIKPLIEELILERGSIRIFKLKTSL; this is encoded by the coding sequence ATGTCCATACTTGTTAGTATTTTCATGCATTACGAGCATCTCAATAAAGACCTGGTTAGTATTCATGTTTGGCGACAAACACAAACGCAATCAACAATCAACAACTTCTTCGAGGAAGACATGAACATCTTTCGACCGACCAGAAACGATCGTGGCAATACGGATGGTTTATTTAGAATGGAGTTTCCGCTGATGCAATGGTCGGTTGCAGCTCTATACAAAGTATTTGGACAGAAAATCATTATCACCAGAGTCTTTATGCTGATTATCGGTTTTCTATCCATTATCGGAATGTACCATTTACTATATGCTCTGTTTTACAACATGACTTTAGCTACAATTGGAGCCTGGGGCTTTAGCTTTTCGCCAAGCTTTTATTATTACACTATAAACCCTCTTCCAGATAATATGGCTCTATGTTTTGCTATTTGGGGAACAGCACTTTTCTTTTATTGGTATCAAAACCAAAAGAGTTCATATCTCATTTTTAGTGGTCTACTATTTAGTCTTGCTGCATTATGCAAACTACCATTCATTATCTATTTCTCTATTCCTGCTGGTTATATTATGATCAAATGGAATATAAAAGACTTAAAAAAATTGACCTCGATAGCGCTCCGAGCTTTCTTATTTGTTCCACTTCCAGTTCTTTGGTACCTAACTGTAATTCCTCAATGGCATGGAAACGTAATCGTCAGCGGATTCTTTGGACATTCTACTTCTCTGACCCAATTATTAGACTATTACCAGCATAATTTGATATCAACTATGCCGGAGTTACTCCTCAATTATGGTTCGCTTCTATTTTTCCTTGCAGGATTTTACTTTTTATGGAAAAGACGTGCTTATAAAAATCCAAAGTTTATTTTGGTTCTAACACTTAGTCTCGCTGCACTGACCTATTACTTTTACGAAGCTGTAGCCATTGAAAAAGTGCACGATTACTACCTGTTCCCATTTTATCCACTATTGTTTATTCTGGTAGGCTATGGTGCATTTCATTTGTTTCATTCCACTGCAAAAAACTACCGATACTTTTATATATTTCTATTGCTCATCCTCCCTGTTACATGCTATTTACGCATGCATGAACGATGGGATACCGAATCACCAGGATTCAATCCAGATTTGTTCGCTTATAAGCAAGAATTGAGAGATTCTGTTCCCAAAGACGCATTAGTGGTTGCTGGGAACGACCATTCCCGTTTCATTTTCTTTTATTACATCGATAAAAAAGGTTGGGGATATCAGGATGATCAACTTACCGGAAAACAACTCCAAAAAATGATTCAAGAGGGAGCTACTTATCTGTATTCTGATTCCAGATTGATAGATGAAAACGTAGAAATCAAACCTCTTATTGAAGAACTTATTTTAGAAAGAGGTTCAATCCGTATTTTTAAACTTAAAACTTCCTTATAA
- a CDS encoding YitT family protein, producing the protein MKVDGVQTVKSYSFILIGSFMLALGMVGFLAPNQIATGGTAGLAIVLHYIIDLPIGGLMALINVPLLLVSIKYLGKHFAFKTIAAIAFIALFIDVLGEIVQIPTLSTEPLLATLYGGVAVGIGLGFIFKGGGSAGGGTIIAKIVTSKIDIKTGNVILLLDSIVVISAGIVFNSVELALWSMISIYAASKVIDLVLTGKQTQKIVHISSIKSLDSLSQVIKQSFGVGGTIVKGRDFNLEDYKDIMFIVINRNQISALTDLVHEYDAQARLIVMEASELLGGEH; encoded by the coding sequence ATGAAAGTGGATGGAGTACAGACCGTTAAAAGTTACTCTTTTATATTGATAGGAAGCTTTATGCTGGCACTGGGAATGGTGGGGTTTTTAGCGCCTAATCAAATTGCTACCGGTGGTACTGCCGGATTGGCGATAGTTTTGCATTACATTATTGATTTGCCGATTGGTGGTCTAATGGCGTTGATTAATGTACCGTTGCTTTTGGTGAGTATTAAATATCTGGGGAAACATTTTGCGTTTAAAACCATTGCTGCAATCGCTTTTATTGCTTTGTTTATTGATGTTTTGGGAGAGATCGTTCAAATTCCTACATTAAGTACGGAGCCTTTACTAGCGACATTGTATGGTGGTGTGGCTGTTGGGATTGGGCTTGGATTTATTTTTAAGGGCGGTGGATCTGCGGGTGGAGGAACCATTATTGCAAAGATTGTCACTTCTAAGATTGATATTAAAACAGGAAATGTTATCCTACTATTAGATTCGATTGTAGTGATTTCCGCTGGAATTGTATTTAACAGTGTGGAGTTAGCTTTGTGGAGTATGATCAGTATTTATGCTGCTTCCAAAGTAATTGATCTGGTTTTGACAGGTAAGCAAACTCAGAAAATCGTACATATTTCATCAATAAAAAGTCTGGATAGCTTAAGTCAGGTCATTAAACAGTCGTTTGGTGTAGGAGGGACAATTGTGAAAGGAAGAGACTTTAATCTCGAAGATTATAAAGACATTATGTTTATCGTAATTAACCGAAATCAAATTAGTGCCTTGACAGATTTAGTGCACGAGTATGATGCGCAAGCAAGATTAATTGTAATGGAAGCCAGTGAGTTATTGGGTGGGGAGCACTAA